The genomic region CAGATTCTCAATGGTATCATACATCATACATGCAATCTGAGCGAGTCGTCGTAGGTACGCCAACCTTCCAGCACGGAGCTCAAGGATGAACGCCTTCCGCTATGCTTTCCCCTCACCATGCGCCGTTCCATGCAGACCTCATGCCACTCCAACGCCTTTTAGCCTAGACGCCCTCTACAACATTTGGTGCTGTCTCCCTGCCCGGAGGGCCAATTGTCCCTAGTATTTGCCGTTACTGCCATGGCCATAAGCCATCTCCTTGAAACCAGGTGGTACTTGCCACCCGTGAGTGTGGCAGGCACGTACGTAACCATCAGCAGCTTCACCTATGCCATAGTCGCCCTGTCCATTAGCAGGCGAAAGTCGAGCGTACGGCTCAGATGCGATGGCCATGCGAATTTGCATCAGCACAGATTCCATGGATGAGACTGACGACCAGCCAGTGTTGGTCAGGAGCTCCATGCACATTGCACCACCAAGCACGATGTGGCCACCACCACCTTGACCGAGCGACAGGAAGCGTGGACGGATGACGCGGACGTATGGTGGTGTGAACGGGAAGTCCTTGTTGAAGCGAATCTCAAGGACGACACTCTTCACCCTCTGCTTCTTCATGTCATCGGCAAGTGGCAGTGGTTTGCCCTTGCCCTCGAAGGTGTGGAACGAGTGAAGTTCAACGATCCACTGATACACGTTCTCAATCTTGTCGACGTCGATATACCAACCAAGCTCAGCAAGCGGTGTCGCGTCTTGGACTTTTCGCAAGCTCTGCAGCTCTTTCATGAGACGCTTGGTAGTCGCGGTGCTGGCGTACTCTGGGAGTGGCATGAGTGGCAGCTTGCTGAAGTTCAGACTGCCGGGCACGAAGTCGGTCTTGGGTCCCTGATCTGCAATCTTTTCTGCGGCTGACTTCTGATTCTTGGAAGGTGGTGCCACGATTGGCTCAGGTGGCTCGTCGAAGAGGATTTCCAGATCAGCGACATCTGTCGCGACGCTGACAGTGTCATCATCGTCGTCATCCAGGACGATGGGATCGTTGGCTGCACTACCAAAGAGGAGCTTAGCCTTCTTGTTCTGTGGCTGATCCTTTGGCGAATCGCCATCGCCGGCACGCACGCCACGAGCAGTCTTTCCAGACTTGATGGCGGAAGCAGGAATGGCGATAACATCGCTAGCACCACGAATAGTGCGAAGCGGATCTTGTGGATGAGCGTTTTGCGGCTTCTTCTCGACTCCAATGGAAATATGTTCGGAAGTTGGCGCGCACTGAACGAACAAGTATCGGGTCTGGATCCACTCAAGTTGCTTCACAACGTAGAAGGGATTGTTGCTCGTGAACTCACTGGGAGCGTTGACAATCTCATTCAAGGCGATGGCACTCGAAATTCGGAGGACACTATTAGGCCAGGTGCCGTGACCGTAGCCACCTCGTGCACCCATGCCAGAATACCCGCCCGATGTGCTTGAATCCTTTGCGTGATACACGCCGTCGCCGTATGCACGACCATGATCCACGTTCTTGTAGTGTAGACCCTCTCGGATGATCATGTGCCAGTTGTAGAGTGGTGAACCATGCCATGCAAACAGAGTTGGATACTGGAGGTTCAAACGGCTGGTAGTGTTGCGGACCTCGGTGATGAAACGCTGCTCCTTGTCTGGAGCACCCATGGCGAATCGAAACTGCATGTAGTCTTTCATGCCATAGCAACGCTCCTGCTCCTTGGTGAATACGGACGAAGCGTGCTTGGGCAGCGGCTTGCCATCCCTGTCGAACTTGGCATCGCCATCGACCTGCAGTATGTGAGAGCGGTTGCTGGCAATGATCCAGCGCAAGACAGTCAAAGCGGATGACGAAACGCGCTCGACCCAGTGCTTCAGCTCGGCTGGGTGTCTCTTGGACAAGTAGTCCCGCATCTCCAGTACATTTGGCAGTGTTTCGAGCAGTCTGCATATTGCCATACACTTTCCGTCCTTCTCAAGGTCGGCAAAGTCCTCTTCGTAGACTTGGAATCTTGCACTTGCCCACTGCGGCGCTGTGGTGGCTGGGCTGACAGGTCTTGTCGCAGCTGGCGTTTGTGGTGTCGTCCCACCGCCGAGCTGTTGACGTACCGACACCGGCTCGTCAATGGTGATTGTCGGCCAGAATGTTGTCTCTGCGACTCTGCAGTGTAGATCAGTGCCGTCGAGCCCATCTGAGTTCAATACGATCCAGCTGCCTCTCTTGACTGGACAACCAATCGTCTGGTCCCAAAATATGATCTCACGCCGATTCCGGTCAAAGCCAACCTCGTATACTGCCTTGGTTGCAGCCACCGAGCTCTTCTTCTGCGGAGTTGGTGTCCCTGTGTTCCCGCGACCGCGGTAGCCATAGCTGTATTCGTCGATGACGTTATACTTCGACGAGTCCACTGGTGGTACCACGATTGATAGGCCATCGGGAAAGTCTTTGAGCTTACGAGTTGCTGCGCTGTTGTAGCACAGAGATATCAGTAAGTCACAGACATATGGCTGTGCCAGTACCTCATGCTCAATGCTCGGTCCGAAGCCAAGAGACATGTACTGATACAAGCACAGCGGGTTCTCGCAGACATATGGCTTGATTGCTTCCACATCTGTCTGCAGCTTGCGATGGCAAACCAGACAGAACTCCGTGCACCGTACGAAGTGACGCACCAGAAACTGCATAGCGAGTAGCGGGAAGGAGTACTGGGTAGTGCCACGTGATTGGTAGTGATCAGCTTTCACGATGTCGGGCAGAGCGGCGTAGAGCACCTCTTTCTGATATAAGCGATCTGGGATAATGTCGGCGTTGACACCACCGTTGGCAGTCGTGTTGATCTGTTCTTGGTAGAAACCTTCTGCGCCGAGCCAATCGAGTCCGGCGCTGCGGTAGCGTAGCAAAGACACGAGGCGCTCCTGCATGAGATTGACAAGAGGCTTGGAGATGAATGTGTCACGGATCGAAGACTCCTCAGCATCCACTGCATCTGGCGGCGGCAGGCTTGTGCCTCCAATGCTCATGCGTTCATCCTTGCGCACAACAGTAAAAGCTTTGATGGCTTCCTGTAAAGTCGGCTTGTAGCGTCGGCCAGCAACAACCCTCATTCCAAGGTTTGGCACGAGGCGCAACGAATCGTAGCCCTGGAGTTCCTCGTTCGTCTTGTACCCGTTTGGATACTGGATGATGAGAATCAGGTAGTCCGACGGCTCGACCTGCCATGCCTGCATCGCTTCCTCCGAGACACCCAGCTTTGAGATGCGGATGGAGACGGTGACATACGAGTTCTGAGCCTCCATCAGGTGTCCAAGAACGCCAACTTTGAAGCCCGCAGCTTTCGCCGTCCTGAGATCGGAGCGGATGCGCTGCCGGAACTGTCGAGTCGAAGTGCCGGACTTGGTGGTGGCAGTGGGTGCTTGTGTGGCGTATGCTGGGTTGTGCGCGGGTATGGAGTCCTCGAAGGCTTCATGGTCCGAGTCGTAGACGTCGTCGTCGTCCTCATCTTCATACTGCTCCTCCTCGAATTGCGAGTCCGGCATCTGTGAGTCGCCATCCTTGTCAGGGGACAGTCGAGTGAGCGTGGCGGAGATGATGTCCAGTAATTCGAAGACTGTCTTCCGGTTTGTGCCACGGACGTTCTCTAGGGCATTGGAGATCTGAGGTGGTGTGTCATCGCCGGCGAAGATCATGTACTCGTGTGATTTCGGATACTCAGAGAGTTCGGGAACAAGGGCGGTGATCTTTACAGCACCAAACGGCAGTCCGTTTGGACCGCCGGTGAAGAGGAACTCGATCTGACCATCATCTTCGCCGGCCTTGACGTCGCTGATTCCGACTGGTAGCACATCTGTCTTCGCCTTGTCAAGATCGGCCACGAACTGGCGGCGCGGCATGTTGAGCCGCCTTTATGTTGATGTGTCGTCCGCAAGGTGGGAATGGATGGTGTAGCAACTGTATGCGAAGGTAAGCGAAGCACCGAACGTGCGTGGTCGAAGCCGGTATGTGTAGCAGTGTTGAGAGTAGTGGCAGCCTCTGCGGATTGGAAGAATCAAGCTTTCTGTAAGTTTTGAAAGATGTAGCGCCAATGGAGTGAGTGGAGTTGCGGAGGTGGTGATGTGGTGGGTGTTTGTGCGTCAAACGGTGGTGTCGGTCGCTGTATGTGTCATGTAGCTTGAGATGCAACCTTAATAAAGAGGACGAGCGATGGAGCCTGGAGGTGAGGACGAATTCGCGTAGCACACAAACATGTGACTGATGCTCGCATTCACCGGTGCCAGTGAAGCAATGTGTGTCGGCGAACTTACAAGCATCGACACGCTGGGGAGGAGTGTGCCAGGCAGGAGGAGACGGTATGAAGCAGTCTTCGCCACTGCCCGCATCTGCCTGATCGCTGGACGATGCCAACAGCAGCATTGAATTGCCTTGCAGCTTGTCCCTTCTCTCTCGAAGAGACAGCAGCAGCATGGTCCAGGAAGGGGCTGTGGGGCTGCAGGGATGCTGTGGCGCAGTCTGCAGGGTCTGCTGCATTGACCTAATCTCAGCCTATCAG from Fulvia fulva chromosome 10, complete sequence harbors:
- a CDS encoding Ubiquitin-conjugating enzyme E2 Q2; this encodes MPRRQFVADLDKAKTDVLPVGISDVKAGEDDGQIEFLFTGGPNGLPFGAVKITALVPELSEYPKSHEYMIFAGDDTPPQISNALENVRGTNRKTVFELLDIISATLTRLSPDKDGDSQMPDSQFEEEQYEDEDDDDVYDSDHEAFEDSIPAHNPAYATQAPTATTKSGTSTRQFRQRIRSDLRTAKAAGFKVGVLGHLMEAQNSYVTVSIRISKLGVSEEAMQAWQVEPSDYLILIIQYPNGYKTNEELQGYDSLRLVPNLGMRVVAGRRYKPTLQEAIKAFTVVRKDERMSIGGTSLPPPDAVDAEESSIRDTFISKPLVNLMQERLVSLLRYRSAGLDWLGAEGFYQEQINTTANGGVNADIIPDRLYQKEVLYAALPDIVKADHYQSRGTTQYSFPLLAMQFLVRHFVRCTEFCLVCHRKLQTDVEAIKPYVCENPLCLYQYMSLGFGPSIEHEVLAQPYVCDLLISLCYNSAATRKLKDFPDGLSIVVPPVDSSKYNVIDEYSYGYRGRGNTGTPTPQKKSSVAATKAVYEVGFDRNRREIIFWDQTIGCPVKRGSWIVLNSDGLDGTDLHCRVAETTFWPTITIDEPVSVRQQLGGGTTPQTPAATRPVSPATTAPQWASARFQVYEEDFADLEKDGKCMAICRLLETLPNVLEMRDYLSKRHPAELKHWVERVSSSALTVLRWIIASNRSHILQVDGDAKFDRDGKPLPKHASSVFTKEQERCYGMKDYMQFRFAMGAPDKEQRFITEVRNTTSRLNLQYPTLFAWHGSPLYNWHMIIREGLHYKNVDHGRAYGDGVYHAKDSSTSGGYSGMGARGGYGHGTWPNSVLRISSAIALNEIVNAPSEFTSNNPFYVVKQLEWIQTRYLFVQCAPTSEHISIGVEKKPQNAHPQDPLRTIRGASDVIAIPASAIKSGKTARGVRAGDGDSPKDQPQNKKAKLLFGSAANDPIVLDDDDDDTVSVATDVADLEILFDEPPEPIVAPPSKNQKSAAEKIADQGPKTDFVPGSLNFSKLPLMPLPEYASTATTKRLMKELQSLRKVQDATPLAELGWYIDVDKIENVYQWIVELHSFHTFEGKGKPLPLADDMKKQRVKSVVLEIRFNKDFPFTPPYVRVIRPRFLSLGQGGGGHIVLGGAMCMELLTNTGWSSVSSMESVLMQIRMAIASEPYARLSPANGQGDYGIGEAADGYVRACHTHGWQVPPGFKEMAYGHGSNGKY